The Besnoitia besnoiti strain Bb-Ger1 chromosome IV, whole genome shotgun sequence genome contains a region encoding:
- a CDS encoding hypothetical protein (encoded by transcript BESB_055070), which yields MVISSLGRPHRRKLLFFPCHLVCCALLVSLYRLSPLRSEARNEKKNLFSSSKEGAPLPRVEVVKIGKSGLTHGDVRRDVYLVRDEQLQIIDKSRTMIFAPFRRGKNPLNQRAFAFDGETCMEDSVEYEDLFLKYKKKKNLRRLWTKRYTPEGAIYTFKPPATSEKNNDAVPSPEDPEVRFCVTLTISMMMIGGADEVRGEGLRYFNNTLSLVVFWSPW from the coding sequence ATGGTGATCTCTAGTCTCGGGCGTCCGCACAGGAGGAAACTCCTTTTTTTTCCGTGTCATCTTGTGTGCTGTGCGCTTCTCGTTTCCTTGTATCGTCTTTCACCCCTACGATCGGAAGCACGgaatgaaaaaaaaaacttgTTTTCTTCCTCAAAAGAAGGGGCCCCTTTGCCTCGAGTCGAAGTGGTGAAAATCGGTAAATCCGGCCTAACACATGGCGACGTTCGGCGCGATGTATATTTAGTGAGAGATGAGCAGCTTCAAATTATTGATAAAAGTCGCACGATGATTTTCGCTCCCTTTCGGCGGGGCAAGAATCCTCTGAACCAGAGGGCGTTTGCGTTTGACGGGGAAACCTGCATGGAGGACTCCGTAGAGTATGAAGATCTCTTTTTGAAATataaaaagaagaaaaatctgcggcgcctctggacGAAACGATACACACCCGAGGGGGCCATTTACACATTCAAACCCCCAGCGACATCCGAGAAAAATAATGATGCCGTACCTAGCCCGGAAGACCCCGAGGTCCGTTTCTGCGTGACATTAACCATTTCCATGATGATGATTGGAGGGGCAGATGAAGTCCGCGGAGAAGGTCTTCGCTACTTCAACAACACTCTTTCTCTTGTTGTCTTTTGGTCTCCTTGGTGA